A single window of Paenibacillus sp. FSL H8-0537 DNA harbors:
- the accC gene encoding acetyl-CoA carboxylase biotin carboxylase subunit — protein MNFQKILIANRGEIAVRIIRACRELGITSVAVYSEADRDSLHVRLADEAYCIGPTLSRDSYLNLTNLMSVATITECDAIHPGYGFLAENANFAEICESCNITFIGPSPEAISRMGDKAVAKQTMQQANVPVIPGSEGLIETMEEAVVVARQIGYPVIIKATAGGGGKGIRIADSEEMLVSQITTAQQEAQKNFGNAGVYLEKYLTGMKHVEVQIMADKHGNAVHLFERDCSVQRRRQKLVEEAPCPVLSPELREAMGQAAVRAALSVQYSGAGTLEFLLGPDGQFYFMEMNTRIQVEHPVTEMITNVDLIKEMISVAEGNPLSFKQEDLAINGWSIECRINAEDPERNFMPSPGHIPFYLAPGGTGVRVDSAVYPGYTISPHYDSMIAKLIVWGRTREEAIARMKRALSEFAIEGIKTTIPFHQKLLEHPKFIEGNFDIKFLEEYDVYHPEQAEAKAADNL, from the coding sequence GTGAATTTCCAAAAAATTCTTATTGCCAACCGCGGCGAAATCGCCGTGCGTATTATTCGCGCTTGCCGCGAACTAGGCATTACAAGCGTAGCCGTTTATTCGGAGGCGGATCGCGATTCGCTGCATGTGCGCCTAGCAGATGAAGCTTATTGCATCGGACCTACTTTGTCGAGGGACAGCTATTTGAATTTAACGAACCTGATGAGCGTAGCTACCATTACGGAATGTGATGCGATTCACCCAGGCTATGGTTTCCTTGCTGAAAATGCGAATTTCGCGGAAATCTGCGAATCCTGCAACATTACGTTTATCGGTCCTTCACCTGAAGCGATTAGCAGAATGGGCGACAAGGCGGTAGCCAAGCAAACGATGCAGCAGGCGAACGTTCCGGTTATTCCAGGCTCTGAGGGCTTGATTGAGACAATGGAAGAAGCGGTTGTAGTCGCACGTCAAATTGGCTATCCCGTTATCATTAAGGCAACTGCAGGCGGAGGCGGCAAAGGTATCCGTATTGCTGACAGCGAGGAAATGCTCGTTTCGCAAATTACGACGGCGCAGCAGGAAGCACAGAAAAATTTCGGCAATGCAGGCGTCTATTTAGAAAAATATTTGACAGGCATGAAGCATGTCGAAGTTCAAATTATGGCGGACAAGCATGGCAACGCTGTACATCTTTTTGAACGCGATTGCTCGGTTCAGCGACGTCGCCAGAAATTGGTAGAAGAGGCGCCGTGTCCAGTTCTGTCTCCCGAGCTTCGTGAAGCGATGGGACAAGCGGCTGTTCGCGCAGCGCTTTCCGTTCAATATTCAGGCGCAGGAACGCTTGAATTTTTGCTCGGGCCGGACGGCCAGTTTTATTTTATGGAAATGAATACTCGTATTCAGGTTGAGCATCCCGTTACAGAAATGATAACGAATGTCGATCTGATTAAAGAGATGATTTCCGTAGCGGAAGGCAATCCTCTTTCCTTTAAGCAAGAAGATCTTGCGATTAATGGCTGGTCGATCGAATGCCGGATTAACGCAGAGGATCCGGAGCGTAATTTTATGCCGTCTCCTGGACATATTCCGTTCTATCTAGCTCCAGGCGGCACAGGCGTGCGGGTCGACAGCGCGGTTTATCCGGGTTATACGATTTCGCCGCATTACGATTCCATGATCGCCAAGCTGATCGTTTGGGGAAGAACGCGTGAGGAAGCGATTGCCCGCATGAAGCGAGCTTTGTCAGAATTCGCGATTGAAGGCATAAAAACGACGATTCCTTTCCATCAAAAACTGCTGGAGCATCCAAAGTTTATTGAAGGGAATTTTGATATCAAGTTCCTCGAGGAATATGATGTTTACCATCCAGAGCAGGCTGAAGCAAAAGCTGCGGACAATCTGTAA
- a CDS encoding YqhV family protein, with the protein MLNKIVLAMASLRLASGTIEICAAIIMLKLNQIDKALVVNSSLALVGPLILIATTTIGLVGLADKLSYSKFLWVAAGILCLMIGILKK; encoded by the coding sequence ATGCTGAATAAAATCGTGCTGGCAATGGCCTCCTTGCGCCTTGCCTCGGGAACCATCGAAATTTGCGCGGCAATTATTATGCTTAAACTCAATCAGATCGACAAGGCGCTGGTCGTCAATTCCTCTTTGGCGCTTGTAGGGCCGCTTATTTTGATTGCGACTACGACGATTGGTTTGGTAGGGCTCGCAGACAAGCTGTCCTATAGCAAATTTCTCTGGGTAGCGGCTGGCATTCTATGTCTAATGATTGGTATTTTGAAAAAATAA
- the spoIIIAD gene encoding stage III sporulation protein AD — MEIIQIVGLGLIATVLILVVREQKPLFAFLLAAFTGLFIFLFLLGKIDSVIAVLSDLANRSGIPSIYLKTVLKIIGIAYIAEFGAQIVRDAGQESIASKIEFAGKILILVMAVPIISVIIETVINLLPTGGGAS; from the coding sequence GTGGAAATCATTCAAATCGTCGGTCTTGGGCTGATCGCAACAGTCCTCATCCTTGTCGTTCGAGAGCAAAAGCCGCTGTTCGCTTTCCTGCTTGCGGCATTTACTGGCCTCTTTATTTTTCTGTTCCTGCTTGGCAAAATCGATTCCGTTATTGCGGTGCTTTCTGATTTGGCGAATCGCTCCGGCATCCCCTCTATTTATTTGAAGACGGTGCTGAAAATAATAGGTATCGCCTACATTGCTGAATTTGGCGCTCAAATTGTCAGAGATGCCGGACAGGAAAGCATTGCGTCGAAAATCGAATTCGCTGGAAAAATATTAATTCTCGTCATGGCGGTGCCGATTATCAGCGTCATTATCGAAACAGTCATCAACCTGCTGCCGACAGGGGGAGGAGCCAGTTGA
- a CDS encoding 2-phosphosulfolactate phosphatase, which yields MQVEVISSVNEASQARFHHKTAIVVDVLRAGSTIVTALAAGAEAIVPVETVMEAKAAQMAGDLLGGERFCRKISGFDLGNSPDEYEASAVRARRIILTTTNGTRALQKSARADYVLTAALMNAAACARAALSLRRDVVILCAGYNDAFAAEDGFGAGLLLERMTQAGMNALELDDFALAMLGFYRSRSAYALETLASGATGKRLLKLGLQRDIEACAEIDIYKDVPILQGEKLVLLTR from the coding sequence ATGCAGGTTGAGGTCATATCAAGCGTGAATGAAGCCAGCCAGGCGCGCTTTCATCATAAAACAGCCATCGTTGTGGATGTATTGCGGGCAGGCAGCACGATTGTGACGGCGCTTGCGGCTGGGGCCGAAGCCATCGTTCCGGTGGAAACGGTCATGGAGGCCAAAGCAGCGCAGATGGCGGGGGATTTATTAGGGGGAGAACGATTTTGCCGAAAAATATCCGGCTTTGACCTTGGCAATTCGCCTGACGAATATGAAGCCTCTGCGGTACGCGCCCGCCGTATTATATTAACTACAACGAACGGAACGCGCGCGCTGCAAAAGTCCGCCCGTGCCGATTACGTATTGACAGCTGCACTAATGAACGCTGCTGCCTGTGCCCGTGCGGCGCTATCGCTGCGGCGCGATGTCGTCATTTTATGCGCGGGCTATAATGATGCGTTTGCTGCCGAGGATGGCTTTGGCGCTGGGCTGCTGCTTGAACGGATGACGCAGGCAGGCATGAACGCTTTGGAACTGGACGACTTCGCACTCGCTATGCTGGGCTTCTATCGCAGCCGCAGTGCTTACGCACTCGAAACACTCGCCTCTGGCGCAACTGGCAAGCGGCTGCTTAAGCTTGGTCTCCAGCGGGACATTGAGGCATGCGCAGAAATCGATATTTATAAAGACGTTCCCATACTGCAAGGAGAGAAGCTTGTGCTGCTGACGCGCTGA
- the spoIIIAE gene encoding stage III sporulation protein AE — protein MRIKLAGSSYPPNANWLTVLTAVLYFLLLVPSSAAAAQGASTSDWQSEQTSEQLASQVASSPQSQQSQQTPQSQQSQSMQQQTQQAQAQAALGQLTGSGLNDMDTDAVEKYWNQLKNEYGGFFPEQKLPSFAQMLLPGGEGLKLETVLKGLLSYFLHEVLYNGKLLVTIVTLTVFSMMLETLQNAFERNAVSKVAYSITFMVILIITVNSFNVAIGYAKEAIESMIQFMLAMLPLLLALLASMGNVVTVSVLHPLIIFMIHVVGTLVYTLVFPLLFFSAILHIVSAMTERFKVTQLANLLRSISITILGALVTIFLGVVSVQGATGAVTDGVTMRTAKFVTGNFVPVVGRMFSDAADTVISASMLAKNAIGLAGVIMLLFISAFPAIKILTLALIYNVCAAVMQPLGDSPIVACLQTIGKTLIYVFAALAAVSLMFFLAVTIVLTAGNAAMMVR, from the coding sequence TTGAGAATAAAGCTTGCTGGCAGCTCCTATCCGCCGAACGCCAATTGGCTCACGGTGCTTACAGCAGTTTTGTACTTTTTGCTGCTTGTGCCAAGCTCCGCGGCAGCAGCGCAAGGTGCGTCAACGTCAGACTGGCAGTCGGAGCAGACTTCAGAGCAGCTAGCTTCACAGGTGGCGTCTTCTCCTCAGTCACAGCAGTCGCAGCAGACTCCGCAAAGCCAGCAATCGCAGTCTATGCAGCAGCAAACCCAGCAGGCCCAGGCGCAAGCCGCACTCGGGCAGCTTACCGGCAGCGGGCTGAACGATATGGATACGGATGCGGTGGAGAAATACTGGAATCAGCTCAAAAACGAATATGGCGGGTTTTTCCCTGAGCAGAAGCTGCCTAGCTTTGCCCAAATGCTGCTGCCGGGCGGAGAAGGGCTCAAGCTGGAAACGGTGCTGAAAGGACTGCTGTCTTATTTTCTGCATGAGGTGCTGTACAATGGCAAGCTGCTAGTCACAATCGTCACGCTGACCGTGTTCAGCATGATGCTGGAAACGCTGCAAAACGCCTTCGAGCGCAATGCAGTCAGCAAGGTAGCTTACTCCATTACCTTTATGGTCATCCTTATCATCACGGTCAACAGCTTTAATGTGGCGATCGGCTATGCCAAGGAAGCGATTGAAAGCATGATCCAATTCATGCTGGCCATGCTTCCGCTGCTGCTCGCGCTGCTGGCGTCGATGGGCAATGTCGTGACGGTGTCGGTGCTGCACCCACTCATTATTTTTATGATTCATGTCGTAGGCACGCTTGTTTATACGCTCGTATTCCCACTCTTGTTCTTCTCGGCCATTTTGCACATCGTCAGCGCCATGACCGAGCGCTTCAAGGTGACCCAGCTGGCCAATCTGCTGCGGAGCATCAGCATTACCATTTTGGGTGCGCTAGTTACGATTTTCCTTGGCGTTGTTTCTGTGCAGGGGGCGACGGGAGCGGTAACGGATGGTGTAACGATGCGAACGGCCAAGTTCGTCACAGGCAACTTCGTTCCCGTCGTCGGGCGCATGTTCTCGGATGCGGCAGATACCGTCATATCGGCTTCCATGCTGGCGAAAAATGCAATCGGGCTTGCAGGCGTCATTATGCTGCTGTTTATAAGTGCTTTTCCCGCGATCAAAATTTTGACGCTGGCGCTTATTTACAACGTATGCGCTGCTGTCATGCAGCCCCTTGGAGATTCGCCGATTGTAGCCTGCCTGCAAACGATTGGCAAGACGCTGATTTATGTGTTTGCCGCACTGGCCGCTGTTAGCCTGATGTTTTTCCTCGCCGTCACAATCGTGCTGACAGCAGGAAACGCAGCAATGATGGTTCGTTAG
- a CDS encoding SpoIIIAH-like family protein, with protein sequence MNTKRQTIWLVSMLSLMVVLSAYYLFTQDASSPELLTDNTQLEQTVRQGATEAAGSGIVVDEVQQGTDNGVSEADKEVLEQYEQGGVATSVFADIQQKRTQDNNEELDKLMADIANTQVDKEKSTEAAKQLSLLEEKNVKLTELEEQLMQNYESAIVDEENNVYKVVVASEKLEKNQAADIVDLVMKKMEINADQVSVQFVP encoded by the coding sequence ATGAACACGAAAAGACAAACGATTTGGCTCGTATCGATGCTCAGCTTGATGGTGGTACTGTCCGCCTATTACTTGTTTACGCAGGACGCAAGCTCGCCAGAATTGCTGACAGACAACACGCAGCTGGAGCAGACGGTGAGACAGGGAGCGACGGAGGCTGCGGGCAGCGGCATCGTCGTGGATGAGGTTCAGCAAGGTACAGACAATGGGGTGAGCGAAGCTGATAAAGAGGTGCTGGAGCAGTATGAGCAAGGGGGAGTGGCAACGAGCGTATTCGCAGATATTCAGCAGAAGCGGACACAGGATAATAACGAGGAGCTGGATAAGCTGATGGCGGATATCGCAAATACACAAGTAGATAAAGAAAAATCTACTGAAGCGGCTAAACAGCTTTCCTTGCTCGAAGAAAAAAATGTAAAGCTGACAGAGCTGGAAGAACAGCTGATGCAAAACTATGAATCCGCAATCGTGGATGAAGAAAACAACGTTTATAAAGTCGTCGTAGCCAGCGAGAAGCTTGAGAAAAATCAAGCAGCCGATATTGTTGATCTCGTCATGAAGAAAATGGAAATCAATGCCGATCAGGTATCCGTGCAGTTTGTTCCTTAA
- the spoIIIAA gene encoding stage III sporulation protein AA has protein sequence MLSRITHLLPLELKAILERLPAEVQEQLEEIRIREGRPLEIGMAGQSRFAANDGTLLTQAGGAYKPTADLCRKLLERMTNYSLYAMEEELRRGFITVAGGHRVGLAGRTVLDNGSVRGIREIGAFNIRIAREVPGSATPLMPKLLDRSRKTIRSTLVLAPPQQGKTTLVRDIARSVSYGLWGGGDAASWPGKKVAIVDERSEIAACVRGIPTFDIGPRSDVMDACPKAEGMMMLLRSMSPDVIIADEIGRPEDGEAIREASHAGVSVIATAHAYDAEDARGRPVLRSLLEEGAFSLIVELRRTPSGIMHRVLTAEACIRGWAAREPTTAVPRLAKDAAPLFSGLMRGDAMC, from the coding sequence ATGCTTAGCCGCATTACGCATTTGCTGCCGCTAGAGCTGAAAGCGATATTGGAACGGCTGCCTGCGGAGGTTCAGGAGCAGCTGGAAGAGATACGGATTCGCGAAGGGCGCCCGCTGGAAATTGGCATGGCAGGCCAATCGCGTTTCGCTGCAAACGATGGCACGCTCTTAACCCAAGCAGGCGGAGCGTACAAGCCTACTGCTGACCTTTGCCGCAAGCTGCTGGAGCGGATGACCAATTATTCCTTGTATGCAATGGAGGAGGAGCTCAGGCGGGGCTTCATTACAGTCGCAGGCGGACATCGGGTAGGACTTGCAGGGCGTACCGTTCTCGATAACGGCAGCGTTCGCGGCATTCGTGAAATAGGCGCCTTTAATATTCGGATTGCCAGGGAGGTTCCCGGCTCAGCAACTCCGCTCATGCCGAAGCTGCTCGATCGCTCGCGCAAAACGATTCGCTCCACGTTGGTGCTCGCCCCGCCCCAGCAGGGCAAGACGACGCTCGTTCGCGATATTGCAAGATCCGTCAGCTACGGTTTATGGGGAGGCGGGGATGCGGCAAGCTGGCCGGGCAAGAAAGTTGCAATCGTGGACGAGCGCTCCGAAATAGCTGCTTGTGTGCGAGGGATTCCCACCTTTGATATTGGACCGCGCTCCGACGTCATGGATGCTTGTCCCAAGGCGGAAGGAATGATGATGCTGCTGCGCTCGATGTCGCCGGATGTCATTATTGCGGATGAAATTGGAAGGCCTGAGGATGGCGAGGCGATTCGGGAAGCCAGCCATGCCGGAGTCAGCGTCATAGCGACAGCTCATGCGTATGATGCTGAGGATGCTAGAGGACGGCCTGTATTGCGCTCGCTGCTAGAGGAAGGGGCATTCTCCCTTATTGTTGAGCTGCGCCGAACGCCTTCGGGCATTATGCACCGGGTGCTTACGGCGGAAGCTTGCATAAGAGGCTGGGCGGCGCGCGAGCCAACAACAGCAGTGCCGCGATTAGCCAAAGATGCTGCGCCGCTGTTTTCCGGGCTGATGCGAGGCGATGCCATGTGCTGA
- the spoIIIAF gene encoding stage III sporulation protein AF yields MVAWLGDWLRDIIAVIMLAVCTELLLPNKAMLRYARLVIGLLVLLTLLSPLLRLVQGDVTAGLSAGIQQWEMSTAQKQVKMPTLADIQRQSEELKRKQQQQAANLTGSTLSKAMESAIIRYTGQTASSVEVKLKWIKEGDVEMVEMDTVTVTFPQMLPEEEAALPRGSPTNLGTNSTQDIQQENRQIEAVEPVSVEVMVPEIVETGPHQSSSEQSTTGEQLWQPVNAELDKQTRAVLAEGWGLSPEAIIIRQPASIRGQK; encoded by the coding sequence ATGGTAGCTTGGCTGGGCGATTGGCTGCGTGACATTATCGCCGTCATTATGCTCGCTGTATGCACCGAGCTGCTGCTGCCCAACAAGGCGATGCTGCGCTATGCCAGACTAGTTATCGGTCTTCTCGTGCTGCTGACGCTGCTGTCTCCGCTGCTTCGCCTGGTGCAAGGCGACGTAACGGCAGGACTGAGCGCAGGCATCCAGCAATGGGAGATGAGCACGGCGCAGAAGCAAGTGAAGATGCCAACGCTTGCCGACATTCAGCGTCAGTCGGAGGAGCTTAAACGCAAGCAGCAGCAGCAGGCGGCTAACCTTACCGGCAGTACGCTCTCCAAAGCGATGGAATCCGCAATCATCCGCTATACCGGTCAGACGGCAAGCTCGGTTGAAGTCAAACTGAAATGGATCAAGGAAGGAGATGTAGAGATGGTCGAAATGGATACGGTGACAGTTACGTTTCCGCAGATGCTTCCTGAAGAAGAGGCTGCTCTGCCGAGAGGGTCCCCTACAAATTTGGGTACGAATTCGACTCAGGATATACAACAAGAGAATAGACAGATCGAAGCAGTGGAGCCAGTAAGCGTGGAGGTCATGGTGCCTGAGATAGTCGAGACGGGGCCGCATCAATCATCAAGTGAACAGAGTACGACTGGTGAACAGTTATGGCAGCCCGTGAACGCAGAGCTTGATAAGCAGACGAGAGCTGTGCTCGCCGAGGGCTGGGGCTTATCGCCCGAGGCTATCATTATTCGCCAGCCGGCAAGCATTCGCGGACAAAAGTAA
- a CDS encoding Asp23/Gls24 family envelope stress response protein, translated as MSTTATEYEKTDIGVIQIAPEVIEVIAGLATVEVPGVAGMSGGFAGGIAEMLGRKNLSKGVKVDVGQREAAIDVSIIVEYGNRIPEIASEIQRNVKRSIETMTGLHVIEVNVHIHDVHFKAAEKPVEEDQLLRVK; from the coding sequence ATGAGTACAACAGCAACGGAGTATGAGAAAACGGACATTGGCGTTATTCAGATCGCACCCGAGGTTATTGAAGTCATTGCTGGACTGGCTACAGTTGAGGTGCCTGGTGTAGCTGGCATGAGCGGCGGTTTCGCAGGCGGAATCGCAGAGATGCTTGGACGTAAAAATTTGTCTAAAGGCGTTAAAGTTGATGTTGGACAGCGTGAGGCGGCGATTGATGTATCCATTATTGTGGAATACGGCAACCGCATTCCAGAAATCGCTTCGGAAATTCAGCGCAATGTGAAACGTTCGATTGAAACGATGACAGGTCTGCATGTTATTGAAGTGAACGTACATATCCACGATGTTCATTTCAAAGCTGCTGAGAAGCCGGTAGAGGAAGACCAACTGCTGCGCGTCAAGTAA
- the accB gene encoding acetyl-CoA carboxylase biotin carboxyl carrier protein, protein MFKLSEIKELIKLVDQTSVHELEIENEGTRLLIRKPGKTEVVNVQAAPLTHTYSQQPVPVYTQAPATQPASQSTASETPAAHAASENLHQITSPMVGTFYSSPSPDAAVFVKPGDRISEKSVVCILEAMKLMNELEAEVRGEIVEVLVTNGQLVEYGQPLFLVKPE, encoded by the coding sequence ATGTTCAAATTGAGCGAGATTAAAGAATTGATCAAGCTGGTCGATCAAACCTCCGTTCATGAGCTGGAAATCGAAAACGAAGGGACTCGCCTGCTAATTCGCAAGCCCGGGAAAACGGAAGTCGTCAATGTGCAAGCAGCCCCGCTAACGCATACATATTCACAGCAGCCTGTTCCCGTTTACACACAGGCACCTGCTACTCAGCCAGCTTCGCAGTCTACAGCGTCTGAAACACCTGCAGCGCATGCTGCAAGTGAGAATTTGCACCAAATTACGTCCCCAATGGTTGGTACTTTTTACAGCTCGCCAAGCCCTGATGCTGCGGTATTCGTAAAACCAGGCGATCGCATATCCGAGAAAAGCGTCGTTTGCATTTTGGAAGCAATGAAGCTGATGAACGAGCTGGAAGCGGAAGTACGCGGTGAAATCGTCGAAGTACTTGTAACGAATGGCCAATTGGTGGAATACGGGCAGCCGCTATTTCTGGTTAAGCCGGAATAA
- the spoIIIAC gene encoding stage III sporulation protein AC has product MNMDVSAIFQIAGIGIIIAMIHTVLKQMGKEDMAHWVTLIGFVVVLFMVVRMLNELFQEIKTIFLFQ; this is encoded by the coding sequence ATGAATATGGATGTGAGCGCCATTTTCCAAATAGCCGGTATCGGAATTATCATTGCGATGATTCATACGGTGCTTAAGCAGATGGGGAAGGAAGATATGGCGCATTGGGTGACATTAATCGGCTTTGTTGTCGTGTTGTTTATGGTCGTACGCATGCTGAACGAGCTGTTTCAGGAAATTAAAACGATTTTTCTGTTCCAGTAG
- the spoIIIAG gene encoding stage III sporulation protein AG, which translates to MAKWLEKLEAMAGGGPGGPKRVKMLRLLLIIGCVGALLMLINSFLTFNKVEPSLQGQGQNLQSVDDTVWTSSGSQEGASFETVEQPLEARLKEILEKIVGVGEVDVLVTIDSTEEIVVERNEKETQSVTDENDKNGGKRHITAINKDGEVVLVEVSGDQKPIIKKTINPRIRGVLIVAKGAENVTVRRLIIDAVEKGVNVAATRISVAPRKQ; encoded by the coding sequence GTGGCGAAGTGGCTGGAGAAGCTGGAAGCGATGGCGGGCGGAGGCCCTGGGGGACCGAAGCGAGTGAAAATGCTGCGCCTCCTGCTCATTATCGGCTGTGTTGGAGCGCTGCTGATGCTGATTAATTCTTTCCTCACCTTTAACAAAGTTGAGCCTTCCTTACAGGGGCAGGGGCAAAATCTGCAGTCAGTAGATGACACGGTCTGGACCAGCTCAGGCTCGCAGGAAGGAGCCTCATTCGAAACGGTGGAGCAGCCGCTGGAGGCGAGGCTTAAGGAAATTTTGGAGAAAATCGTTGGTGTTGGCGAGGTGGATGTTCTGGTCACTATTGATTCAACGGAGGAAATCGTCGTTGAACGCAATGAGAAGGAGACGCAGTCGGTGACAGATGAGAATGATAAAAACGGGGGCAAACGGCATATTACGGCGATTAACAAGGATGGCGAGGTTGTACTCGTCGAGGTGTCCGGCGATCAGAAGCCGATTATCAAAAAGACGATCAACCCACGCATTCGCGGCGTCCTCATCGTCGCCAAGGGTGCGGAAAACGTAACCGTCAGACGTTTAATTATAGATGCGGTCGAAAAAGGCGTAAATGTCGCGGCAACTCGCATTTCTGTTGCACCGAGGAAGCAATAA
- the spoIIIAB gene encoding stage III sporulation protein SpoIIIAB, protein MLKLLGALLILFAGTMLGFQQAARFAARPRQLRQTAHALQRLETEIGYGHTPLPEALSRTAAFVPNPLNRMLMLASEGLASDEGLSFRESWERAVREIWGATAMRASEQAVLIRLGSTLGISDREDQLKHLKLALIQLKAEEDSAREDQARYETMWKSLGVLIAVLLVILMV, encoded by the coding sequence GTGCTGAAGCTGCTTGGCGCGCTGCTGATTTTGTTCGCCGGAACGATGCTAGGCTTCCAGCAGGCGGCGCGTTTTGCTGCAAGGCCCCGGCAGCTTCGCCAGACCGCTCATGCGCTGCAGAGGCTCGAAACCGAAATTGGCTACGGGCATACACCGCTGCCAGAGGCGCTATCCCGAACCGCAGCTTTTGTTCCGAATCCACTTAACCGGATGCTGATGCTTGCCTCCGAAGGGCTTGCGAGCGACGAAGGGCTTTCCTTTCGCGAAAGCTGGGAACGGGCTGTTCGAGAGATTTGGGGAGCAACGGCCATGCGGGCAAGCGAGCAGGCGGTGTTGATCCGTCTGGGCTCGACGCTCGGTATAAGCGATCGTGAGGATCAGCTTAAGCATTTGAAGCTGGCGCTCATTCAACTGAAGGCGGAGGAAGATTCGGCACGGGAAGATCAGGCGAGGTATGAGACGATGTGGAAAAGCCTCGGCGTTTTAATCGCCGTGCTGCTCGTTATTTTGATGGTTTAA
- the amaP gene encoding alkaline shock response membrane anchor protein AmaP has product MFRIVDKLLLFIYSIVIGAASIMIACVGFNWISKRALLTALDRLFEQQSLQISVIIVGIVLFLLSLRFFIVSLHRGSAAPPSIDQRTDFGDIRISIETIENLALKAASKRRGVKDLRARIRTSDSGLDIVLRVFVDGESSIPTLTEEIQLAVKSHIEDITGIPVSNVTVFVANVIQTGMYKSRVE; this is encoded by the coding sequence TTGTTTAGAATTGTGGACAAGTTGCTATTGTTTATTTATAGCATCGTAATCGGTGCCGCTTCCATTATGATCGCATGTGTTGGCTTTAATTGGATTTCGAAGCGAGCGCTTTTAACGGCTTTAGACCGTCTTTTTGAGCAACAATCGCTTCAAATTTCCGTTATTATTGTTGGGATTGTCTTGTTTTTGCTCAGCTTGAGATTTTTTATTGTTTCCTTGCATCGCGGCTCTGCCGCTCCGCCTTCAATTGATCAACGGACAGATTTTGGCGACATTCGCATTTCCATTGAAACGATTGAAAATCTAGCCCTTAAAGCAGCTTCCAAACGCCGTGGGGTTAAAGATTTGCGTGCGCGCATTCGTACTTCCGACTCTGGCCTTGACATTGTGCTTCGCGTGTTTGTTGATGGAGAAAGCTCTATCCCAACACTCACGGAAGAGATTCAGCTTGCTGTCAAAAGCCATATTGAGGATATTACAGGCATACCGGTTTCGAATGTGACGGTATTCGTGGCGAATGTCATTCAGACAGGCATGTACAAGAGTCGCGTGGAATAG
- a CDS encoding acetylglutamate kinase: MYRYYPAHPHQMVKPPHPACWTASSIELNRKLRALWVQHVYWTRLTVNSIVDRLGDEQATTARLLRNPTDFAAVLEPFYGRAIAARFAELLREHLVIAAELVKALQAGNSSAAADAQKRWYMNAEDIADFLSRINPFWSKVEWKTMLDEHLRLLTGEVAARLAKNYEQNVALNDLIEPQAAEMADVMTNGIIQQFPSLFSI, translated from the coding sequence ATGTATCGCTATTATCCCGCTCATCCCCATCAAATGGTCAAACCGCCTCATCCTGCATGCTGGACAGCGTCCAGTATAGAATTGAACCGCAAGCTTAGGGCATTATGGGTGCAGCATGTGTACTGGACGAGATTGACGGTGAACAGCATTGTTGACCGTCTTGGCGACGAGCAAGCAACGACCGCTAGACTGCTGAGGAACCCAACCGACTTTGCCGCGGTGCTTGAACCTTTTTATGGTAGGGCTATTGCGGCAAGGTTTGCCGAATTGCTGCGGGAGCATCTTGTTATCGCAGCCGAGCTCGTCAAGGCGCTCCAGGCTGGAAATAGCTCAGCGGCAGCGGATGCCCAAAAACGCTGGTATATGAACGCAGAAGACATTGCCGATTTCCTAAGCCGGATAAATCCTTTTTGGTCCAAAGTGGAATGGAAAACGATGCTTGATGAGCATCTAAGGCTGCTTACTGGCGAAGTGGCAGCCCGGCTTGCTAAAAACTATGAGCAAAACGTTGCCTTGAATGATTTAATTGAACCGCAGGCGGCTGAAATGGCAGACGTAATGACGAACGGAATTATCCAGCAGTTTCCTTCTTTATTTTCCATTTGA